In one window of Campylobacter sp. DNA:
- a CDS encoding thiamine-phosphate kinase — protein MDKERYIFEKFRSKFNGDDCAVIGERAYCKDLFVEGVHFRRGWLSLREIGAKAMLVNISDMIATNARAKYALLGLAVPREIGTREIDELCAGVSETAREWGIRIIGGDTIGSDRIALSVSLIGKCKRPVFRSGARVGDLIAHTGELGSVGRDLAVLLRDEISPANSQTQNWDDKISSAQSSSTAPQGLNAEASTAQNPGDEVRSPDDKISPAHAKLQNLGAETSAMQILDLEPQSLDDKILPAYVEPQSLDAENSAQNSVSHSGEDRKSPTSQSLACENFMSQSSAGENPVPGSGSYRLREDLRAKISKNSRFVRPVLRDKFFYKAAKFISAAMDISDGLAQDLPRLLEASGVGARWIARPSEAALQSGEEYEILFSFAPKFLPKIYAIAAKAGVSINIIAEVCPRTPQSSMEFRGSSHHFAP, from the coding sequence ATGGATAAGGAGCGATATATTTTTGAGAAATTTAGATCGAAGTTTAACGGCGATGATTGCGCCGTAATCGGCGAGCGGGCGTATTGCAAGGACCTTTTTGTCGAGGGCGTGCACTTTCGCCGCGGCTGGCTGAGCCTGCGCGAGATCGGCGCAAAGGCGATGCTCGTAAACATCTCGGACATGATCGCGACGAACGCGCGCGCCAAATACGCCCTGCTGGGGCTTGCGGTGCCGCGCGAGATCGGCACGCGCGAGATCGACGAGCTGTGCGCGGGCGTGAGCGAAACGGCGCGGGAGTGGGGCATACGGATCATCGGCGGCGACACGATCGGCTCGGATCGCATCGCGCTTAGCGTGAGCCTGATCGGCAAGTGTAAGCGCCCCGTGTTTCGCAGCGGCGCGCGCGTGGGCGATCTCATCGCGCATACGGGCGAGCTAGGCAGCGTCGGGCGCGATCTGGCGGTGCTTTTAAGAGATGAAATTTCGCCTGCTAACTCGCAGACGCAAAACTGGGACGATAAAATTTCGTCAGCACAAAGCTCAAGCACCGCGCCGCAAGGTCTCAACGCCGAGGCTTCGACGGCACAAAATCCTGGCGATGAGGTGCGAAGCCCGGACGATAAAATTTCGCCCGCGCATGCTAAGCTACAGAACCTGGGTGCTGAAACTTCGGCAATGCAAATTTTGGACCTTGAGCCGCAAAGTCTGGACGATAAAATTTTGCCTGCGTACGTCGAGCCGCAGAGCTTGGATGCCGAAAATTCGGCGCAAAATTCCGTGTCGCATAGCGGAGAGGATCGCAAGAGCCCTACGTCGCAAAGCCTCGCATGTGAAAATTTTATGTCGCAAAGCTCTGCAGGCGAAAATCCTGTGCCGGGTAGTGGCTCATATCGCTTGCGCGAGGATCTGCGCGCAAAAATTTCAAAGAATTCGCGCTTCGTCAGGCCCGTCTTGCGCGATAAGTTTTTTTACAAGGCGGCGAAGTTCATTAGCGCGGCGATGGACATTAGCGACGGGCTCGCGCAGGACTTGCCCCGCCTACTGGAGGCTAGCGGCGTGGGTGCGCGCTGGATCGCCCGCCCTAGCGAGGCTGCGCTGCAAAGCGGCGAGGAGTACGAGATTTTGTTCAGCTTCGCGCCGAAGTTTTTGCCTAAAATCTACGCAATTGCCGCTAAGGCGGGCGTTTCGATCAATATCATCGCCGAGGTTTGCCCGCGCACTCCGCAAAGCTCTATGGAATTTCGCGGCAGCTCACACCACTTCGCGCCTTGA
- a CDS encoding aldehyde dehydrogenase family protein: MATIQPSYKLFIDGEFVGAEGGASLDVFNPATGEKISKIADASKADVDRAVAAARKAFESFRRTSVYERSALLNKIADVLEQNAEFIATVETIDNGKPIRETRAVDVAWSIEHFRYFAGVILGEEGSANMLKERYLSVVLREPIGVVGQIVPWNFPFLMGAWKLAPLIAAGDTCVFKPSSETSLSILEFIRLIAPLLPKGVINVVTGKGSKAGEFVRTHKGLDKLAFTGSTEVGRGIALAAAQKIIPATLELGGKSANIIFDDCDFDVAIDGVQLGILFNQGQVCCAGSRIFVQEGIYDKFVPALVEKFKRIKVGDPLDPNTQMGCQINKKQADKILEYVKIGVEEGAKIAVGGKRHSAGEAFVEPTLLVDVRNDMRVAQEEIFGPVGVVIKFKDQDELVRMANDSLYGLGGAVFTRDIAKALTVARLLETGRVWVNTYNQIHAGAPFGGYKESGIGRETHKMILEHYTQTKNIYIDTISKPSGFYEQ; this comes from the coding sequence ATGGCTACAATCCAACCAAGCTATAAGCTTTTCATCGACGGCGAGTTTGTGGGTGCCGAAGGCGGCGCGAGCCTAGACGTTTTTAATCCCGCTACCGGCGAGAAAATTTCAAAGATCGCAGATGCTAGCAAGGCGGATGTCGATAGAGCGGTCGCCGCGGCGCGCAAGGCGTTTGAGAGCTTTCGCCGCACCAGCGTTTATGAACGCAGCGCACTGCTAAATAAGATCGCCGACGTCCTAGAGCAAAACGCCGAGTTCATCGCCACCGTAGAGACTATCGACAACGGCAAGCCGATCCGCGAGACGCGCGCGGTCGACGTAGCGTGGTCGATCGAGCATTTCCGCTATTTTGCGGGCGTGATTTTGGGCGAGGAGGGCAGCGCCAATATGCTAAAAGAGCGCTATCTATCCGTCGTCTTGCGCGAGCCGATCGGCGTAGTAGGACAGATCGTGCCGTGGAATTTCCCGTTTTTGATGGGCGCGTGGAAGCTCGCTCCGCTGATTGCCGCGGGCGATACGTGCGTATTTAAGCCAAGCTCCGAAACCAGCCTTAGCATTTTGGAGTTCATCCGCCTAATCGCGCCGCTACTTCCAAAGGGCGTCATCAACGTCGTAACCGGCAAGGGAAGCAAAGCAGGCGAGTTCGTCCGCACTCACAAAGGGCTTGATAAGCTCGCATTCACCGGCTCTACCGAGGTCGGCAGAGGCATCGCGCTAGCCGCGGCACAAAAGATCATCCCCGCTACGCTTGAGCTTGGCGGTAAGAGCGCAAATATCATCTTTGACGATTGCGATTTCGACGTTGCGATCGACGGCGTGCAGCTGGGAATTCTTTTCAACCAAGGCCAGGTCTGCTGCGCGGGAAGTAGGATATTTGTGCAGGAGGGCATCTACGATAAATTCGTACCGGCGCTCGTGGAGAAATTTAAGCGCATCAAGGTGGGCGATCCGCTCGATCCGAACACCCAGATGGGATGCCAGATCAACAAAAAGCAAGCCGATAAAATTTTAGAGTACGTAAAAATCGGCGTAGAAGAGGGCGCTAAGATCGCCGTGGGCGGCAAGCGACATAGCGCGGGAGAGGCTTTCGTCGAGCCTACGCTACTCGTGGATGTGCGCAACGACATGCGCGTGGCACAGGAGGAGATCTTCGGCCCTGTGGGCGTCGTGATTAAATTTAAAGATCAAGACGAGCTCGTCCGCATGGCGAACGACAGCCTCTACGGACTAGGCGGCGCCGTATTTACGCGCGACATCGCAAAAGCGCTCACGGTCGCACGTCTGCTTGAGACGGGTCGCGTGTGGGTCAATACCTACAACCAGATCCACGCTGGCGCGCCGTTTGGCGGCTATAAAGAATCGGGCATCGGTCGCGAGACGCACAAGATGATCCTGGAGCACTATACTCAGACCAAAAACATCTACATCGACACGATCTCAAAACCGAGCGGCTTTTACGAGCAGTAA
- a CDS encoding ATP-binding protein has product MINLSKKLLRRVGQTNAKYKMFERGDKILLALSGGKDSMSLAHVLKHFQSVSPLDWEFRAVTVTYGIGEDLREISAHFKEHEIPYEIIDTKIFEFGKEKIRANTTFCSFCSRMRRGYIYSYALEHGFNKIAIAHHLDDAAESFFMNFTFNGALRTLAPRYVAENGLVIIRPFILARERQIAACARDNELPIMREEEVCPARQYGGKEPTARAATKELLAQYEKAHPRFFISLQAAFANIHEDTFFEPKF; this is encoded by the coding sequence CGGACAAACCAACGCCAAATACAAGATGTTCGAGCGCGGCGATAAAATTTTACTAGCTCTTAGCGGCGGCAAAGACAGTATGAGTTTGGCGCACGTGCTGAAGCACTTTCAAAGCGTAAGCCCGCTAGATTGGGAGTTTCGAGCCGTCACCGTCACCTACGGTATCGGCGAGGATCTGCGCGAGATAAGCGCCCATTTTAAAGAGCACGAGATCCCCTACGAGATAATCGATACTAAAATTTTTGAATTCGGCAAGGAAAAAATCCGCGCAAACACCACGTTTTGCAGCTTTTGCTCGCGTATGAGGCGCGGATACATCTACTCCTACGCGCTTGAACACGGCTTTAATAAGATCGCCATCGCTCACCACCTCGACGACGCCGCGGAGAGCTTTTTTATGAATTTCACCTTCAACGGTGCGCTGCGCACCCTCGCTCCGCGCTATGTCGCCGAAAATGGCCTTGTGATCATCCGTCCGTTCATTCTCGCGCGCGAGCGCCAAATCGCCGCCTGTGCTAGAGATAACGAGCTTCCGATAATGCGCGAGGAGGAGGTCTGCCCCGCGAGGCAATACGGCGGCAAGGAACCTACCGCGCGCGCCGCTACGAAGGAGCTTTTGGCGCAGTATGAAAAGGCCCATCCGAGGTTTTTTATCAGCCTGCAAGCCGCCTTTGCCAACATCCACGAAGATACCTTTTTCGAGCCTAAATTTTAA